A genomic region of Pseudoxanthomonas suwonensis contains the following coding sequences:
- the xylB gene encoding xylulokinase, which yields MGENNPVILGLDVGTQSVKLVAYDPQTRQIAATVGEALELAAGDDGSREQRAEWWIDAIRACFARLDPALRARVTAIGVSGQQHGFVPLDRAGNVLAPAKLWCDTSTAAECDLIMDAVGGAQRAIEIAGNPILVGYTASKLPWTREHRSQAYAQLATILLPHDYVNFWLTGERWMERGDASGTGWLDVRTRQWSDELIAATDPDRDLRACLPPLVEADALFPIAAAIADELGLPHGVRVSAGGGDNMMAAIGTGNVSPGVLSMSLGTSGTLFAHTDRPMVDDAGRWAAFCDSTGGWLPLICTMNCTVATEAVAGLCGFSTKQGDELLAGTRPGAGGLLMLPFLNGERTPNLPNGRGSLFGITATNLNPANLYRAAMEGAVYSLKNGYDAFVDAGLRFEAIRLTGGGSQSVVWRQMIADVFGLPVDVPEQAEGAAFGAALQALWATQRAEDPGADLAALAAAHVRLEPRLSAHPHAEATAAYEAQYRRFLSHLDAIRPLYA from the coding sequence ATGGGCGAAAACAACCCGGTAATCCTCGGCCTGGACGTCGGCACGCAGAGCGTCAAGCTCGTGGCCTACGACCCGCAGACGCGGCAGATCGCCGCCACCGTCGGCGAGGCGCTGGAGCTGGCCGCCGGCGACGACGGCAGCCGCGAGCAGCGCGCCGAGTGGTGGATCGACGCGATCCGCGCCTGCTTCGCGCGCCTGGACCCGGCCCTGCGTGCGCGGGTAACCGCCATCGGCGTGTCCGGCCAGCAGCACGGCTTCGTGCCGCTGGACCGCGCCGGCAACGTGCTGGCCCCGGCCAAGCTGTGGTGCGACACCAGCACCGCGGCCGAGTGCGACCTGATCATGGACGCGGTCGGCGGCGCGCAGCGCGCCATCGAGATCGCCGGCAACCCCATCCTGGTCGGCTACACCGCCTCCAAGCTGCCGTGGACCCGCGAGCACCGCTCGCAGGCCTACGCGCAGCTGGCCACGATCCTGCTGCCGCACGACTACGTGAACTTCTGGCTCACCGGCGAGCGCTGGATGGAGCGCGGCGACGCTTCCGGCACCGGCTGGCTGGACGTGCGCACCCGCCAGTGGTCCGACGAACTGATCGCCGCCACCGACCCGGACCGCGACCTGCGCGCCTGCCTGCCGCCGCTGGTCGAGGCCGACGCGCTGTTCCCGATCGCCGCGGCCATCGCCGACGAACTGGGCCTGCCGCACGGCGTGCGCGTGTCGGCCGGCGGCGGCGACAACATGATGGCCGCGATCGGCACCGGCAACGTCTCCCCGGGCGTGCTGAGCATGAGCCTGGGCACCTCCGGCACCCTGTTCGCCCACACCGACCGGCCCATGGTCGACGACGCCGGCCGCTGGGCCGCGTTCTGCGACTCCACCGGCGGCTGGCTGCCGCTGATCTGCACCATGAACTGCACCGTGGCCACCGAAGCGGTGGCCGGGCTGTGCGGTTTCTCGACCAAGCAGGGCGACGAGCTGCTGGCCGGTACCCGGCCCGGCGCCGGCGGGCTGCTGATGCTGCCGTTCCTCAACGGCGAGCGCACGCCCAACCTGCCCAACGGCCGCGGCAGCCTGTTCGGCATCACCGCCACCAACCTCAATCCGGCCAACCTGTACCGCGCGGCGATGGAAGGCGCGGTCTACAGCCTGAAGAACGGCTACGACGCCTTCGTCGACGCGGGTCTGCGCTTCGAGGCGATCCGCCTGACCGGCGGCGGCAGCCAGAGCGTGGTGTGGCGGCAGATGATCGCCGACGTGTTCGGCCTGCCGGTGGACGTGCCCGAGCAGGCCGAGGGTGCCGCGTTCGGCGCGGCGCTGCAGGCGCTGTGGGCGACCCAGCGCGCCGAGGACCCGGGCGCCGACCTGGCCGCGCTGGCCGCCGCGCACGTGCGCCTGGAGCCGCGCCTGTCGGCGCACCCGCACGCCGAGGCCACCGCCGCCTACGAGGCCCAGTACCGACGTTTCCTTTCCCACCTCGACGCGATCCGGCCGCTGTACGCCTGA
- a CDS encoding sialate O-acetylesterase, with translation MHRAGIRSLRARCAAALLAAFVPLAHAAGDDPAPEQAPLLHAMFQDHAVLQRGQPLRVWGRAQPGQDVQVELAGKRAKARAGADGRWEAQLPALKAGGPHTLTARAGDAKQSVSDVLVGDVWLCSGQSNMELQVWRTLDARAEIAGAGNDRIRLLTVPQAGSAVPQASFSSPVQWRPVDSDSVRDFSAACYYFARELQKTVDVPMGLVNAAWGGSRIQAWTGAPALRDTRWYDDELDVLARYADDPVAAVGDWGALWQRWWSGRPGVAAGDEPWRADRKPAGSWRKAPPQLGAWERWGVPELADFNGMVWYRTTVNLTAAQAAQDAVLVLGPADEIDMTWVNGRAVGSTYGAGPGREYRLPPGLLRAGENVVVVNVLDTYRDGGLGGPASLHALRFADGGSAPLDRGWTWRMVPPEAGTPPRAPWQTAAGLSTLYNGMIAPLGRYGLRGALWYQGESNTFEHDRYAELLRTLRRDWRAQFGGDLPLLVVQLANYGMPGTQPGESDWAALREAQRQVAVEDARSGLAVAIDIGDRYDIHPTNKQELGRRLARLARHVVYGEKLPPSGPVPASVARAGDAVVLTFDNVTDGLRGYGADGPIGFELCGAEQDSCRYAAAEIWNNRVTLRTPAAHEATRVRYCWADGPVCTLFDGAGLPAGPFELPIPAIPYDDHAR, from the coding sequence ATGCATCGCGCCGGCATCCGGTCGCTGCGTGCGCGCTGCGCCGCCGCGCTGCTGGCGGCGTTCGTGCCGCTGGCGCACGCAGCCGGCGACGATCCCGCGCCGGAGCAGGCGCCGCTGCTGCACGCCATGTTCCAGGACCACGCGGTCCTGCAGCGCGGCCAGCCGCTGCGGGTCTGGGGCCGGGCGCAGCCGGGGCAGGACGTGCAGGTGGAACTGGCCGGCAAGCGCGCAAAGGCGCGCGCCGGCGCCGACGGGCGCTGGGAGGCGCAGCTGCCGGCACTGAAGGCAGGCGGTCCGCACACGCTGACCGCGCGCGCCGGCGATGCGAAGCAGAGCGTGTCCGACGTGCTGGTCGGCGACGTGTGGCTGTGCTCGGGCCAGTCGAACATGGAACTGCAGGTCTGGCGCACGCTCGACGCGCGCGCCGAGATCGCCGGCGCCGGCAACGACCGCATCCGCCTGCTGACCGTGCCGCAGGCCGGCAGCGCGGTGCCGCAGGCGAGCTTCTCCAGCCCGGTGCAGTGGCGGCCGGTCGATTCCGATTCGGTGCGCGACTTCTCCGCCGCCTGCTACTACTTCGCCCGCGAACTGCAGAAGACGGTCGACGTGCCGATGGGCCTGGTCAACGCCGCCTGGGGCGGCTCGCGGATCCAGGCCTGGACCGGCGCGCCGGCACTGCGCGACACGCGCTGGTACGACGACGAACTGGACGTGCTGGCGCGCTACGCCGACGACCCGGTGGCCGCGGTCGGCGACTGGGGCGCGCTGTGGCAGCGCTGGTGGTCGGGCCGTCCCGGCGTGGCCGCCGGCGATGAGCCGTGGCGCGCGGACCGCAAGCCGGCCGGCAGCTGGCGCAAGGCGCCGCCGCAGCTGGGCGCGTGGGAGCGCTGGGGCGTGCCGGAACTGGCCGACTTCAACGGCATGGTCTGGTACCGCACCACCGTGAACCTGACCGCCGCGCAGGCGGCGCAGGACGCGGTGCTGGTGCTGGGCCCGGCCGACGAGATCGACATGACCTGGGTCAACGGCCGGGCGGTCGGCAGCACCTACGGCGCCGGTCCGGGCCGCGAATACCGGCTGCCGCCGGGCCTGCTGCGCGCCGGCGAGAACGTGGTCGTGGTCAACGTGCTCGACACCTACCGCGACGGCGGCCTGGGCGGGCCGGCCTCGCTGCACGCGCTGCGCTTCGCCGACGGCGGCAGCGCGCCGCTGGACCGCGGCTGGACCTGGCGCATGGTCCCGCCGGAAGCCGGCACGCCGCCGCGCGCGCCCTGGCAGACCGCCGCCGGCCTGTCGACGTTGTACAACGGCATGATCGCGCCGCTGGGACGCTACGGCCTGCGCGGTGCGCTCTGGTACCAGGGCGAGTCCAACACCTTCGAGCACGACCGCTACGCCGAGCTGCTGCGCACCCTGCGCCGCGACTGGCGCGCGCAGTTCGGCGGCGACCTGCCGCTGCTGGTCGTGCAGCTGGCCAACTACGGCATGCCGGGCACGCAGCCGGGCGAGAGCGACTGGGCCGCGCTGCGCGAGGCGCAGCGCCAGGTCGCCGTCGAGGACGCCAGGAGCGGCCTGGCCGTGGCGATCGACATCGGCGACCGCTACGACATCCACCCGACCAACAAGCAGGAGCTCGGCCGGCGCCTGGCGCGACTGGCGCGGCACGTGGTCTACGGCGAGAAGCTGCCGCCGTCCGGGCCGGTGCCGGCGTCGGTCGCACGCGCCGGCGATGCGGTGGTGCTGACCTTCGACAACGTCACCGACGGACTGAGGGGCTACGGCGCCGACGGCCCGATCGGCTTCGAACTGTGCGGCGCAGAGCAGGATTCCTGCCGCTACGCCGCCGCCGAGATCTGGAACAACCGCGTCACCCTGCGCACGCCGGCGGCGCACGAGGCCACGCGCGTCCGTTACTGCTGGGCCGACGGCCCGGTCTGCACGTTGTTCGACGGCGCCGGCCTGCCTGCCGGTCCGTTCGAGCTGCCCATCCCTGCCATCCCCTACGACGACCACGCACGATGA
- a CDS encoding alpha-glucuronidase family glycosyl hydrolase: MVALRNGTGEGGRVPAALRRIGGLAASWLALLLLGIAVPVAPAAAEDGYDLWLRYAPVHESRLAGYRAHATELVVPADTATARATRDELARGLRGLLGQAPATAARARRDGAVVVGTPASSPQLAALKLDLSGLGEEGYLVRSVRIDGRPATVVVANSDVGALYGAFHFLRLIQTAQPLAALDIREAPRTQVRVLNHWDNLDRYVERGYAGESIWDWHRLPDWKDPRYTDYARANASIGINGTVLNNVNTSAQALTPAYLEKTAALAEVFRPFGIKVYLSARFSAPIEIGGLETADPLDPAVRRWWKAKAEEIYRTIPDFGGFLVKANSEGQPGPQDYGRSHADGANMLAEALAPHGGIVMWRAFVYSHEEPDDRAKQAYNEFVPFDGQFHDRVLVQVKNGAIDFQPREPFHPLFGAMPKTPLMMEFQITKEYLGFATHLAYKGTLYEEVLRADTQVRGPGSTVARVIDGTLEAGEPGRSPLTGMAGVANIGVDRNWSGSHFDQANWFAFGRLAWDPYLEAQAIAEEWVKMTFTTDPAFVGPVVAMMMGSREAVVDYMTPLGLHHLMGRGHHYGPGPWVAGGPRADWTSVYYHRADDKGIGFDRSVNGSDAVAQYAPPVAAQFGDIDAVPEEFLLWFHHVPWDHRMASGRTLWDELVLRYGRGVDYVKGMRSTWDGLAGHVDPERHAQVAAFLAIQEKEAQWWRDASIAYFQTFSKRPLPAGQAAPPHSLEYYESLQFPFAPGDGK, translated from the coding sequence ATGGTAGCGCTAAGAAATGGAACAGGCGAAGGGGGCCGCGTGCCCGCCGCCTTGCGTCGGATCGGTGGCCTGGCCGCCAGCTGGCTGGCCCTGCTCCTGCTGGGCATCGCCGTGCCCGTGGCCCCGGCCGCGGCCGAGGACGGCTACGACCTGTGGCTGCGCTACGCGCCGGTGCACGAGTCCCGCCTGGCCGGCTACCGCGCCCATGCGACCGAGCTGGTCGTGCCGGCGGACACCGCCACCGCCCGCGCCACCCGCGACGAACTGGCGCGCGGCCTGCGCGGCCTGCTCGGCCAGGCGCCGGCGACCGCCGCCCGCGCCCGACGCGACGGCGCGGTGGTCGTGGGCACGCCGGCGTCCTCGCCGCAGCTGGCGGCGCTGAAGCTGGACCTGTCCGGGCTGGGCGAGGAGGGTTACCTGGTCCGCAGCGTGCGCATCGACGGCCGCCCGGCCACGGTGGTCGTCGCCAACAGCGACGTCGGCGCGCTGTACGGTGCGTTCCATTTCCTGCGCCTGATCCAGACCGCGCAGCCGCTGGCGGCGCTGGACATCCGCGAAGCGCCGCGGACACAGGTGCGCGTGCTCAACCACTGGGACAACCTGGACCGCTACGTCGAGCGCGGCTACGCCGGCGAGTCGATCTGGGACTGGCACCGGCTGCCGGACTGGAAGGACCCGCGCTACACCGACTACGCCCGCGCCAACGCCTCGATCGGCATCAACGGCACGGTGCTCAACAACGTCAACACCAGCGCGCAGGCGCTGACGCCGGCGTACCTGGAGAAGACGGCGGCGCTGGCCGAGGTGTTCCGTCCGTTCGGGATCAAGGTCTACCTCAGCGCCCGCTTCAGCGCGCCGATCGAGATCGGCGGGCTGGAGACCGCCGACCCGCTCGACCCGGCGGTGCGCCGCTGGTGGAAGGCCAAGGCCGAGGAGATCTACCGCACCATCCCGGACTTCGGCGGCTTCCTGGTCAAGGCCAATTCCGAGGGCCAGCCCGGACCGCAGGACTACGGCCGCAGCCACGCCGACGGCGCCAACATGCTGGCCGAGGCGCTGGCGCCGCACGGCGGCATCGTGATGTGGCGCGCCTTCGTCTACTCGCACGAGGAGCCGGACGACCGCGCCAAGCAGGCCTACAACGAGTTCGTTCCGTTCGACGGCCAGTTCCACGACCGCGTGCTGGTGCAGGTCAAGAACGGCGCGATCGACTTCCAGCCGCGCGAGCCGTTCCATCCGCTGTTCGGCGCGATGCCGAAGACGCCGCTGATGATGGAGTTCCAGATCACCAAGGAGTACCTGGGCTTCGCCACCCACCTGGCCTACAAGGGCACGCTGTACGAGGAGGTGCTGCGCGCCGACACCCAGGTGCGCGGGCCGGGTTCGACCGTGGCCCGGGTGATCGACGGCACGCTGGAGGCGGGCGAACCGGGCAGGAGCCCGCTCACCGGCATGGCCGGCGTGGCCAACATCGGCGTGGACCGCAACTGGAGCGGCTCGCACTTCGACCAGGCCAACTGGTTCGCCTTCGGCCGCCTGGCCTGGGACCCGTACCTGGAGGCGCAGGCCATTGCCGAGGAGTGGGTCAAGATGACCTTCACCACCGACCCGGCCTTCGTCGGTCCGGTGGTGGCGATGATGATGGGCTCGCGCGAGGCGGTGGTGGACTACATGACGCCGCTTGGCCTGCACCACCTGATGGGACGCGGCCACCACTACGGCCCGGGCCCCTGGGTCGCCGGCGGCCCGCGCGCGGACTGGACCTCGGTCTACTACCACCGCGCCGACGACAAGGGCATCGGCTTCGACCGCAGCGTCAACGGCAGCGATGCGGTGGCCCAGTACGCGCCGCCGGTGGCCGCGCAGTTCGGCGACATCGATGCGGTGCCGGAGGAGTTCCTGCTCTGGTTCCACCACGTGCCCTGGGACCACCGCATGGCCTCCGGCCGCACCCTGTGGGACGAACTGGTGCTGCGCTACGGCCGCGGCGTGGACTACGTCAAGGGCATGCGCAGCACCTGGGACGGCCTGGCCGGCCACGTCGATCCGGAGCGCCATGCGCAGGTCGCCGCGTTCCTGGCGATCCAGGAGAAGGAAGCGCAGTGGTGGCGCGATGCCAGCATCGCCTACTTCCAGACTTTCTCGAAGCGGCCGCTGCCGGCGGGCCAGGCCGCGCCGCCGCACAGCCTCGAATACTACGAGTCGCTGCAGTTCCCGTTCGCACCGGGAGACGGCAAGTGA
- the xylA gene encoding xylose isomerase — translation MSKAFIGAKEYFPGIGTIRYEGPGSDNPLAFKVYDADKVIGGKTMREHLRFGVCYWHSFCNAGHDPFGPGTRRFPWERDNAMATAEAKVDAAFEFFTKIGVPYYCFHDVDLAPDADDIGQYEKNLAHLVGLAKERQQATGTKLLWGTANLFSHPRYMNGASTNPDFAVVARAAVQVKAALEATVELDGEHYVFWGGREGYASLHNTDMKRELAHFARFLTAARDYARSIGFKGKFFIEPKPMEPMKHQYDFDSATVAGFLKEHGLDKDFMLNIEANHATLSGHTFEHDLQVASDHGLLGSIDANRGNAQNGWDTDQFPTDLYDTVGAMMVVLRQGGLVGGLNFDAKPRRESTDLEDLFIAHIGGMDAFARGLEVAYALLNDSPWEQWRKQRYASFDSGSGADFAGGKLGLADLASLAAKLGEPKQASGKQERYENLLNQYLLR, via the coding sequence ATGAGCAAGGCATTCATCGGCGCCAAGGAATATTTCCCCGGCATCGGCACCATCCGCTACGAGGGCCCGGGCTCGGACAACCCGCTGGCGTTCAAGGTCTACGACGCCGACAAGGTGATCGGCGGCAAGACCATGCGCGAGCACCTGCGCTTCGGCGTGTGCTACTGGCACAGCTTCTGCAACGCCGGCCACGATCCGTTCGGCCCGGGCACCCGCCGCTTCCCGTGGGAGCGCGACAACGCCATGGCCACCGCCGAGGCCAAGGTCGACGCCGCGTTCGAGTTCTTCACCAAGATCGGCGTGCCGTACTACTGCTTCCACGACGTCGACCTGGCGCCCGACGCCGACGACATCGGCCAGTACGAGAAGAACCTCGCGCACCTGGTCGGCCTGGCCAAGGAGCGCCAGCAGGCCACCGGCACCAAGCTGCTGTGGGGCACGGCCAACCTGTTCTCGCACCCGCGCTACATGAACGGCGCCTCGACCAACCCGGACTTCGCCGTGGTCGCCCGCGCCGCGGTGCAGGTCAAGGCCGCGCTGGAGGCCACCGTCGAGCTGGACGGCGAGCACTACGTGTTCTGGGGCGGCCGCGAGGGTTACGCCTCGCTGCACAACACCGACATGAAGCGCGAGCTGGCGCACTTCGCCCGCTTCCTCACCGCTGCGCGCGACTACGCCCGCAGCATCGGCTTCAAGGGCAAGTTCTTCATCGAGCCGAAACCAATGGAGCCGATGAAGCACCAGTACGACTTCGACTCGGCCACCGTGGCCGGCTTCCTCAAGGAGCATGGCCTGGACAAGGACTTCATGCTCAACATCGAGGCCAACCACGCCACCCTGTCGGGCCACACCTTCGAGCACGACCTGCAGGTGGCCTCCGACCACGGCCTGCTGGGCAGCATCGACGCCAACCGCGGCAACGCGCAGAACGGCTGGGACACCGACCAGTTCCCGACCGACCTGTACGACACCGTCGGCGCGATGATGGTGGTGCTGCGCCAGGGCGGCCTGGTCGGCGGCTTGAACTTCGACGCCAAGCCGCGCCGCGAGTCGACCGACCTGGAGGACCTGTTCATCGCCCACATCGGCGGCATGGACGCGTTCGCGCGCGGCCTGGAAGTGGCGTACGCGCTGCTCAACGACTCGCCGTGGGAACAGTGGCGCAAGCAGCGCTACGCCAGCTTCGACAGCGGTTCGGGCGCCGACTTCGCCGGCGGCAAGCTCGGCCTGGCCGACCTGGCGTCGCTGGCCGCCAAGCTGGGCGAGCCGAAGCAGGCCAGCGGCAAGCAGGAGCGCTACGAGAACCTGCTCAACCAGTACCTGCTGCGCTGA
- a CDS encoding LacI family DNA-binding transcriptional regulator, which produces MEKPRKSVRRKGRGVTIDEVAALAGVSPMTVSRVMNNQGKVRDTTRERVLQAVRELDYTPNLAASSLAAAQHTRIALIYTNPSGAYLREMLVGLLRVASRTSIQLVIDYWDNLDPEVERKAARAMSGKVDGVILPPPLCESHAAVSEFVRADVPVVAIAAGRSSDEISCVRIDDLRAGKELAEYLIAQGHSRIGFIKGRPDLSASSNRYEGFQAALHEAGLPLETALVQQGDYTYRSGLKAAEKILAHKRPPTAIIASNDDMAAAAISVAHRRGLDVPRDLAVVGFDDTSAATTVWPELTTIHQPIASMANAAIDILLRTIRRKDRSTRVLVDQVVPHRLVVRGSVAAPGKRG; this is translated from the coding sequence TTGGAGAAGCCAAGGAAATCCGTGCGCCGCAAGGGCCGCGGCGTGACCATCGACGAGGTCGCGGCACTGGCCGGCGTCTCGCCGATGACCGTCTCCCGGGTCATGAACAACCAGGGCAAGGTCCGCGACACCACCCGCGAGCGGGTGCTGCAGGCCGTGCGCGAACTGGACTACACGCCCAACCTGGCGGCGTCCTCGCTGGCGGCGGCGCAACACACGCGCATCGCGCTGATCTACACCAACCCCAGCGGCGCCTACCTGCGCGAGATGCTGGTCGGCCTGCTGCGCGTGGCCTCGCGCACGTCCATCCAGCTGGTGATCGACTACTGGGACAACCTCGACCCGGAGGTCGAGCGCAAGGCCGCGCGCGCCATGTCCGGCAAGGTCGACGGGGTGATCCTGCCGCCGCCGCTGTGCGAATCGCATGCGGCGGTCAGCGAGTTCGTGCGCGCCGACGTGCCGGTGGTGGCCATTGCCGCCGGCCGCTCCAGCGACGAGATCTCCTGCGTGCGGATCGACGACCTGCGCGCCGGCAAGGAGCTGGCCGAATACCTGATCGCCCAGGGCCACAGCCGGATCGGCTTCATCAAGGGCCGCCCGGACCTGAGCGCCAGCTCCAACCGCTACGAGGGCTTCCAGGCCGCGCTGCACGAGGCCGGCCTGCCGCTGGAAACGGCGCTGGTGCAGCAGGGCGACTACACCTACCGCTCGGGCCTGAAGGCGGCCGAGAAGATCCTGGCGCACAAGCGCCCGCCGACCGCGATCATCGCCTCCAACGACGACATGGCCGCCGCAGCCATCTCGGTGGCACACCGGCGCGGCCTGGACGTGCCGCGTGACCTGGCGGTGGTGGGGTTCGACGACACCTCCGCGGCGACCACGGTGTGGCCGGAGCTGACCACCATCCACCAGCCGATCGCCTCGATGGCCAACGCTGCCATCGACATCCTGCTGCGCACCATCCGCCGCAAGGACCGCAGCACCCGCGTGCTGGTGGACCAGGTGGTGCCGCACCGGCTGGTGGTGCGCGGCTCGGTGGCGGCGCCGGGCAAGCGCGGCTGA
- the manD gene encoding D-mannonate dehydratase ManD, whose translation MSTSVSETTNHGSRNDREIVDARVIVTCPGRNFVTLKITTRSGVYGLGDATLNGRELAVASYLQDHVVPNLIGRDAGRIEDMWQFLHRGAYWRRGPVTMSAIAAVDVALWDILGKMAGLPVYQLLGGRSREGALVYGHANGRDIAEASDAVGRFIEQGFLAVRAQCGVPGVKKAYGISTGKAYEPAESELPAETVWNTPRYLEVVPKLFEQLRADHGGNVELLHDVHHRLTPIEAARLARDLEPYRLFWLEDSTPAENQKSFELIRKHSVTALAVGEVFNSIWDCKYLIENQLIDYIRTTIVHGGGITHVRRLADFAALYQVRTGFHGATDLSPVTMGAALHFDTWVPNFGIQEYMFHSEETDAVFPHDYALRNGRLYVGDTPGIGVDIDEKLAARYPYSPKQLPIARLEDGSMWDW comes from the coding sequence ATGAGCACTTCCGTTTCAGAAACCACGAACCATGGCTCCCGCAACGACCGCGAGATCGTCGACGCCCGGGTCATCGTCACCTGCCCGGGGCGCAACTTCGTCACCCTGAAGATCACCACCCGCTCGGGCGTGTACGGCCTGGGCGACGCCACCCTCAACGGCCGCGAGCTGGCCGTGGCCTCCTACCTGCAGGACCACGTGGTGCCCAACCTGATCGGCCGCGACGCCGGCCGGATCGAGGACATGTGGCAGTTCCTGCACCGCGGCGCCTACTGGCGGCGCGGCCCGGTGACCATGAGCGCGATCGCCGCGGTGGACGTGGCGCTGTGGGACATCCTCGGCAAGATGGCCGGGCTGCCGGTGTACCAGCTGCTCGGCGGCCGCTCGCGCGAAGGCGCGCTGGTCTACGGCCACGCCAACGGCCGCGACATCGCCGAGGCGAGCGACGCGGTCGGCAGGTTCATCGAGCAGGGCTTCCTGGCGGTGCGCGCGCAATGCGGCGTGCCGGGGGTGAAGAAGGCCTACGGCATCTCCACCGGCAAGGCCTACGAGCCGGCCGAGAGCGAGCTGCCGGCCGAGACCGTGTGGAACACGCCGCGCTACCTGGAGGTGGTGCCGAAGCTGTTCGAGCAGCTGCGCGCCGACCACGGCGGCAACGTCGAGCTGCTGCACGACGTGCACCACCGCCTGACCCCGATCGAGGCCGCGCGCCTGGCCCGCGACCTGGAGCCGTACCGGCTGTTCTGGCTGGAGGACTCGACGCCCGCGGAAAACCAGAAGTCGTTCGAGCTGATCCGCAAGCACTCGGTGACCGCGCTGGCGGTGGGCGAGGTGTTCAACTCGATCTGGGACTGCAAGTACCTGATCGAGAACCAGCTGATCGACTACATCCGCACCACCATCGTGCACGGCGGCGGCATCACCCACGTGCGCCGGCTGGCCGACTTCGCCGCGCTGTACCAGGTGCGCACCGGCTTCCACGGCGCCACCGACCTGTCGCCGGTGACCATGGGCGCGGCGCTGCACTTCGACACCTGGGTTCCGAACTTCGGCATCCAGGAGTACATGTTCCACAGCGAGGAGACCGACGCGGTGTTCCCGCACGACTACGCGCTGCGCAATGGCCGCCTGTACGTGGGCGACACGCCCGGCATCGGCGTGGACATCGACGAGAAGCTGGCCGCCCGATACCCGTACTCGCCCAAGCAGCTGCCGATCGCGCGGCTGGAGGACGGGTCGATGTGGGACTGGTGA